Genomic segment of Myxococcus stipitatus:
CGTCGGGCAAATCGTCCGCACCGGCCCGAGAGGATGTCTGGTTTTCATTCAATGGCAGCAAATCGCCCCGCAGGCGCACGGAGTGCGGGCGAGACCCGCTATCCCTCAGGAGCGCGAGGACCCGGAGTGTCCTCACGGCGCGCTCTGCCCCGGCCGGGTGAGCTTGACGCGCGTGGGGTCCTCATCGAGCGTGGCGAACCCTTGCATCACCTCGCGGAAGTCCGCGGACGTCGCCTCGCCCGGAAGGCTGTTGCAGCTCCGGTAGGCGCCCACCACGGCGTAGGCGGACGTCGTCCAGCTCGTCTGGGATGCCCCCGTGGGCGGAGGCACCTTGGCGACGATGCACTCCTGGAGCCGCTGTTTGCGCTGCTCGGGCATCTCCTGTGAGTTCGATTCCTTGCCACAGCCCGCACACGCCATGCATCCGACGAGTCCCATCAGGACCCAGGCCCATCGTGTCATCTTGAAATCTCCCGAGCGGAAGCGGCATGGCTGCTCCCGGTTGCCGATGTGAGGAATTGGGACAGCGGTGGACGTCCTAGCCGAAGTGGATGACCAGCGGCGAGGGCGTGCAGAGCGTGGCGGGGTTGGTGGCGGTGGCCGGCGGCATCGTTGCCGTTTGCGCCGTCAGGTCCAGGATGAACGACCTGAGATAGGTCTCCCAGCCCAGCTGCGGGTCCTGTGTGACGAAGAGGGAGGGATTGTTCTGGGCCAGCTTGCTGGACTCGAAGAGCACGTCCCAGCTGTTGCCCGCCACGCCGCCGTTCTGCGTCGTCTGGAGCGCTCCGGCCGTCACCAGGGCCTGGTTGATGGCGGGCACGCTCAGCAGGGCACTGGTAGGCGTGCAGAGCGGCACGGTGGCGCGCAGCGTGATGACGGGGTTGGCGGCGATGTAGTCGCGCACCCTTGCCTCGTCGGTGGGCATGAATTGGATGCTGATGCCGCAGGCGAGCGGATAGTTGCCGCCGACAATCCTGGGCTTGTCGCTGACGGGCATGCCGCTCAGCAGGTCCATGATGCCCTGCGTGGGCTGGCAGGATCCGGCCGAAGGAACCGGGAGCAGCCTGGCGTCGGTGATGCCGTGGCGGGTGATGAAGCTGTTGTAGTGGTCCTGCGTGTGGGCGGTGGGGTGGAGGTTGACGAAGAGCCGCCGCATCCCTCCCACGGTAGCGGTGGAGTCGGTCGCCACCTGCACGTACTGGGTATAGAAGACGGGGCCACGGTTCACGCCCCTGTAGGGGATGAACACCATCTCGGGTTCGCGGATGGTGCGCGCATGGTCCAGCGGGGGTTCTGTCTGGGCAAGGGCCGGAGCCGCCAGGAGACAGAGCAGGGCTGAGACTGGGAGCGGAAGCAATCGCATGGAAGAAGGGTGTCGGGTTGGGGGCGGGAGAGCAGGAGCGGAGATCCATACGAAGAGGGCTCCGGTCCCGAGAGTCTAGCGAGTGTCTAGGAAGTCGGCTGGCCCCGTGTCCACGATGTGGCTGACATTCTGATGAGAGAGGGCCATCTGGGCTGCCAGAGCGGGCTTCGTGGGGTTCCGGAGGGACTGGGGCGACGCTGGCTGGGATTGAGCTTGTGAATGACAGCTCGACGCGTGTGCGAAGGAGGCGCAGGGCGTGCGTGCCGCTGGGAGTAGATGTCTCTCGTCTTGCTGCCAGGTGCTCCGTGTGTGGTGGCCCACATCGTCGTCTGGACGCGCAGTAGAGGAGTCAGACGCATGAGTCGCGCGCAACCCGTGGGGATGGACGGCTCTGGTCCCTTTCCTTCCTTCGCCATTCGCAGAAGCGACGGCGCGGCGACGGCGTCCTGCTCATGGGTGGAGGCGCGTCGGGCGGGGCTGTATCCCCAGGGCTGGAGTTTCATCTTCCGCTGCTTCCCGCCGGTCTTGCGTCTGTCCATCCCCAGCCGCGCTGGAGCACTACACGGCCATCATGGGAGAACACGCTGACCCTGGGGATGTTCGCGGGAATCGTCGCGCTGTTCGGCCTGTGGCTCGCCGCGACGCTGACGCTGCTGCGACACGAGCGCGGGCTGGGGGCGCATCTGCGGCCGTCGTTCCATCCGCTGGACAATGACGACCTGGAGCTCGCGCGGAGGCTCCACGGTTCGGGAATGAATCACGGATGAGGATGTTGTGGCGGGCGTCCCCCCTGATTCGCACCTCGGCCCCTGGAGCCGTTGTCATGAAGACCTCGCGTAGGAAGTTCCTGCAGTATTCCGCTGCGGGAGCGTCGCTGCTGGCGCTCCCTTCCGACTCATTCGCCGCGCCCAGGAAGGGCGCGAAGAAGCGCATCCTCATCCTGGGAGGCACGGGCTTCCTGGGCCCCGCCGTCGTGGAGGCCGCGCGTGCCCGGGGCCACACGCTCACGCTCTTCAACCGGGGCAAGACGCGCCCGGAGCTCTTCCCTGGCGTGGAGAAGCTGCGGGGAGACCGCGACCCCAACAAGGACGAGGGACTCAAGGCACTGCAGGGCCGCAAGTGGGACGCGGTGGTGGACACGTCGGGTTACTACCCGCGCATGGTCAAGGCGTCGGCGTCGCTGCTGGCGCCCAACGTGAAGCAGTATGTCTTCATCTCCAGCGTGTCCGCGTACGCCAGCGACAAGACGCCGGGCGAGGACGAGTCAGGCCCGACGGCGACGCTCGCGGACCCCACCGTGGAGACGATGGGCAAGGAGTTCGAGTTCTACGGGGGACTCAAGCGCGCGTGTGAGGAGGCCGCGGAGGCCGCCATGCCCGGGCGCGTGACGAACGTTCGTCCCGGCTACATCGTGGGGCCGGATGACCGCTCGGACCGGTTCACGTACTGGCCGGTGCGCTTCGACAAGGGCGGGGAGATGCTGGCGCCCGGGACACCCAAGGACCCGCTGCAGGTCATCGACGCGCGAGACCTGGCCGAGTGGCTGGTGCTCCTCATCGAGGGCCAGGTCCACGGCGTCTTCAACGCGGTGGGGCCCGGTGAAGCGTGGTCGATGGGCGCGATGCTCGACACCTGCCGCAAGGTGACCGGCAAGGACACGAAGGTGACGTGGGTGCCGGCGGACTTCCTGGAGAAGCAAGGCGAGACGGGCGATGTCCGGCTCCCCATCTACATGCCGCCCACGGGCACGAGCGCGGGCACGCACCTGCGCAGCAACGCGAAGGCCGTCAAGGCGGGCCTGAAGTTCCGTCCGGTGGACGTCACCGTCCGCGACACGCTGGCGTACTTCAAGGGGCTGCCCGAGGAGCGCCGCAACAAGGCCCGCGCGGGACTTCCGGCCGAGCGCGAGGCGGAGCTGCTGGCGCTGTGGCACAAGTCCCAGGAGGCGAAGCCCGCGACCCCGGCCGCACCCGCGGCTTCCGGCAAGGGCGGGTAGTTGCCGTCTTTCCGCAGCTCTCGGGAGCGCCGAGCAAGCTCTGACGTGTGAGGGGCTCCTACCGTGCCCCCTGTTTGACTGGACAGCGAGCGGACAGGGACGAACTCTGTCCTTCCGCTCGCGATTCGCGGTGATAAGGACGCCCCGGCTGTTACCCAGGGCCACCCCCAATCCCCATGTCCAGCATGCACTTCCTGCGCGGCGCTCCTGTCCTCTCTGAATTCCGGCTCGCGAAGCTGCTCGCACAGTGCCGCGAGCAGGTGCCCTCCGTGTCGTCCGTCTACGCGGAGCACGTGCACTTCCTCGACGCGCCGGAGCCTCTCTCGGCGGACGAGCAGGC
This window contains:
- a CDS encoding NAD-dependent epimerase/dehydratase family protein, with translation MKTSRRKFLQYSAAGASLLALPSDSFAAPRKGAKKRILILGGTGFLGPAVVEAARARGHTLTLFNRGKTRPELFPGVEKLRGDRDPNKDEGLKALQGRKWDAVVDTSGYYPRMVKASASLLAPNVKQYVFISSVSAYASDKTPGEDESGPTATLADPTVETMGKEFEFYGGLKRACEEAAEAAMPGRVTNVRPGYIVGPDDRSDRFTYWPVRFDKGGEMLAPGTPKDPLQVIDARDLAEWLVLLIEGQVHGVFNAVGPGEAWSMGAMLDTCRKVTGKDTKVTWVPADFLEKQGETGDVRLPIYMPPTGTSAGTHLRSNAKAVKAGLKFRPVDVTVRDTLAYFKGLPEERRNKARAGLPAEREAELLALWHKSQEAKPATPAAPAASGKGG